In the genome of Thermodesulfovibrio thiophilus DSM 17215, the window AATACAAACAGTTCGCTTCATCAATAACCGCTTTCTTGGGAACAGCCTGAGGATACTCTATAAAAGCTGCTCTCCTCTGGTTTAACCCAAAATTATATTCATTTGGAACCCTGGATGGGCATATCTCAGTACATACGCCACAACCAATACACTTGTCCCAATCAATGTATTTTGCTTTTTTCTTTACCGTAATATCAAAGTTTCCAACATATCCTTTGACCTGATCAACTTCTGCATATGTAATAAGCTCTATATTTGGATGCTGGGCGACCTCGCCCGTCTTAGGTGTGAGTATTCAAGCCGAACAGTCCATCGTCGGGAATGTTTTATCAATTTTTGACATATTACCGCCAATAGATGGCTGTCTTTCAACGAGATATACTTTAAGTCCCATGTTCGCAAGATCAAGGGCTGCAAACATTCCTGCTATGCCTCCACCAACAACCATAACTGATTTCTCCATATCTCCATAACGGTCTTCAAGAGGCTCATTAAGTCTAACTTTGGCAACAGCACTTCTTAATAACCTTTTTGCCTTTTCAAAAGCACCAGCTTTATCATGCCAGTGAGGCCAGCTATCCTGATCTCTTATATTGGCCATCTCAAATAAATATCCATTAAGACCGGCATCTTCAACAGCTTTCTTAAATATAGGACCATGAGTTCTCGGTGTACATGCTGAGACAACAACTCTGTCCACCAAACCACTTTTTATATCCTGTTTTATAAGATCCTGACCAGGATCAGAGCACATAAAAAGATAATTTCTTACAACCGCTACGTCTGGCAAACTTTCAGCATACTTTTTCAGTTCTTCGATATTAATGGCACCGGCAATATTCTCTCCACAGTGACAGATATAAACACCCACTTTTGCCATGTTAAGCCCTCCTTTAAATATGGATTTTAATATGTTTAACCTTTTTACCATTTTTCGTAAAATTTGTCAAGACATATTTTTAAATGCTTGCAAAATATCATTTTTTTATGATATTGTTTTTTTACAGCCGGTGTGGTGGAACGGCAGACGCGGCGGACTCAAAATCCGCTGGGAGCAATCCCGTGTGGGTTCAAATCCCACCACCGGCATTTCTTAGAAAGTGGAAAAACCATCCAACACGATTCACTCGGTAATTTCAACACTCTCATACTTAATTTTCGATATTCTCTGCCCTACCATTTCAATTACTTTAAAAATCTTTCCATCTATAGTTACTGTATCACCAACCTTTGGAATTCTTTGAAGAGCTGTCAGTATAAAGCCTCCAAGAGTTTCATATTCTTCGGATTCTGCTATATCAATTCCGTAATCTTCCTTTAAATCTCTCACTGAAATAGATGCATCAATTATCATTGAACCATCTGGCATTGTAATTACCGGCATTTCTATATCATATTCATCCCTGATTTCTCCAACAAGCTCTTCAAGAATATCCTCAAGAGTTACCAGTCCTGTTACAACTCCATACTCATCAACAACAACAGCCATGTGTACTCTCTTTTTCTGCATTTCCTTGAGCAGTATGTTTATCTTCATTGTTTCAGGAACAAACATTGGAGGTTTAAGAAGTCTCTTTATATCTACTCTATCTGGATTTTTAATCAAAGCATTGTAAAAATCCTTTGCATGCATTATCCCTCTGATGTCATTTAAATCTTTTCCTGTAACCGGATATCTCGAAAACTTTTCATCCAGTATAATTTTTTTAATTTCATCAACACTCATATAAATGCTGACAGTAACCATCTGAGGTGCTGGAATCATTATCTCTTTAACTGTTATCTCAGCAAAACTAAATGCACTCTGAATGAGCTGTCGCTCTTCTGGTTCAAATATTCCCTTTTCTTCTCCTTCTTCTATAAGAAGTTTCAGTTCTTCCTGAGATATAAATCCTCTCTGTGAAAAAGCTCTAAGACCAAAAGGTTTCAGAATAAAATTAGTGCTTACTGTCAGAATCTTTACAAGAAAATATGTTATTTTTGAAAAATTATCGATAAATTTAGCTGTTTTCAGACTCACCCAATCAGGGTTGTAAAGTCCTATTGATTTTGGAATAAGTTCGCCAAGAACAACTGAAAAATAGGTTATCAGTATCACAACAACAGCGATTGATATTGGTTCTGCAGAGACTTTTACAAAATCAATTGGTACGGATTCAATAAGAGGTTTTATGTTTTTTACCGCATAAGCACCTGCTATAGCAGATGCAAGACTTCCTATAACATTTATCCCAACCTGAATTGTTGCGAGAAATCTATCAGGATTTTCTTTAAATTTATTGACTATTAAAGCACCTGGTTTCCCTTCTTCAATCAGCTGTTTTAATCGAGATTTTCTTAACGTAACAACACTAATTTCAGATGCAGCAAACACGCCATTTAAAATAATAAGAAAAAATATCAGGAAAATTTCATTCATATCGTATTGTAAAACTCATGAAAAAGGTAGCTAAAATTTTTTAATTTTTTCAACTAAAGCTAATGCCACCTCCTGTGTTCCTACTGGTAGAGTTGAATCATCCGATGATTTCATATCATAGGTAAGAACTTTACCTTCTTCAATTATCTCAGCAACAGCTCTTTCAATTTTATTTGCTGCTTCAAACTCTCCTATATGTCTCAGCATCATAACCGCACTTAGAATCATAGCAAAAGGATTAACCTTATTCAATCCCTTATATTTTGGCGCACTTCCATGAGTTGGTTCAAATACTGCATATTCATCTCCAATGTTTGCACCAGGAGCCAGACCAAGTCCACCAATAAGACCTGCTGCGAGGTCACTTATTATGTCTCCATATAGATTCGGTAAA includes:
- a CDS encoding hemolysin family protein; the protein is MNEIFLIFFLIILNGVFAASEISVVTLRKSRLKQLIEEGKPGALIVNKFKENPDRFLATIQVGINVIGSLASAIAGAYAVKNIKPLIESVPIDFVKVSAEPISIAVVVILITYFSVVLGELIPKSIGLYNPDWVSLKTAKFIDNFSKITYFLVKILTVSTNFILKPFGLRAFSQRGFISQEELKLLIEEGEEKGIFEPEERQLIQSAFSFAEITVKEIMIPAPQMVTVSIYMSVDEIKKIILDEKFSRYPVTGKDLNDIRGIMHAKDFYNALIKNPDRVDIKRLLKPPMFVPETMKINILLKEMQKKRVHMAVVVDEYGVVTGLVTLEDILEELVGEIRDEYDIEMPVITMPDGSMIIDASISVRDLKEDYGIDIAESEEYETLGGFILTALQRIPKVGDTVTIDGKIFKVIEMVGQRISKIKYESVEITE